A single Acropora palmata chromosome 5, jaAcrPala1.3, whole genome shotgun sequence DNA region contains:
- the LOC141881523 gene encoding uncharacterized protein LOC141881523 — translation MASFPFSCSDSDDGLESDKEDEEDEDNDEDYDDEIDETAEKRVSDETPGENEVAMDEDEDDAEDDEDFAVTGPLKKVSDPFLIRFRRVARAGRRIIRGGRRLIRRFRRRRRSRRPSRRRSRRSSRRRRRFRFRRG, via the exons ATGGCTTCTTTTCCGTTTTCTTGCAGTGACTCCGACGACGGCTTAGAAAGCGACAAGGAGgacgaagaagacgaagaTAATGATGAAGATTACGATGACGAGATCGATGAAACAGCTGAAAAAAG AGTTTCAGACGAGACACCCGGTGAAAACGAGGTTGCCATGGACGAAGACGAAGATGACGCCGAGGACGACGAAGATTTTGCCGTCACAGGGCCCTTGAAAAAGGTGTCCGATCCCTTTCTAATTCGGTTTCGACGTGTCGCACGAGCAGGAAGGAGGATCATTCGAGGTGGAAGAAGGCTTATCAGGAGGTTTAGACGCCGTCGTCGTTCACGTCGTCCTTCACGTCGTCGTTCACGTCGTTCTTCACGTCGCCGTCGAAGGTTCCGGTTTCGTCGAGGTTAG
- the LOC141881776 gene encoding uncharacterized protein LOC141881776 isoform X1 produces MMIITRFLLSRVRHDEVSKFSVCVVIFYFLALCEASETCRKRTVCSCTFNNGSEVNLKPIDGGNTPRRSKIILQCDEKAGKGTIKQFIESKEGGSSTYDGAVFSYGAVRSACSEISTKFKKDRFAKI; encoded by the exons ATGATGATTATAACTCGTTTCCTCCTGTCACGAGTTCGTCATGATGAAGTGTCGAAGTTTTCGGTAtgtgttgtcattttttactttctagcgCTTTGCGAAGCAAGCGAAACTTGCCGGAAAAGGACTGTATGTTCATGCACGTTCAATAATGGATCGGAAGTCAATTTGAAGCCGATAGATGGAGGCAACACTCCGAG GAGGTCAAAGATAATTTTACAGTGTGATGAAAAGGCAGGAAAGGGAACCATAAAACAGTTCATAGAGAGCAAAGAAGGTGGCTCTTCAACATAT gaTGGAGCTGTGTTTAGTTATGGGGCTGTGAGGTCTGCATGTTCTGAAATTTCTACGAAATTCAAGAAAGACCGCTTTGCAAAGATTTAA
- the LOC141881776 gene encoding uncharacterized protein LOC141881776 isoform X3 has protein sequence MMIITRFLLSRVRHDEVSKFSVCVVIFYFLALCEASETCRKRTVCSCTFNNGSEVNLKPIDGGNTPRRSKIILQCDEKAGKGTIKQFIESKEGGSSTYTATLRSKYACATGGEPLALD, from the exons ATGATGATTATAACTCGTTTCCTCCTGTCACGAGTTCGTCATGATGAAGTGTCGAAGTTTTCGGTAtgtgttgtcattttttactttctagcgCTTTGCGAAGCAAGCGAAACTTGCCGGAAAAGGACTGTATGTTCATGCACGTTCAATAATGGATCGGAAGTCAATTTGAAGCCGATAGATGGAGGCAACACTCCGAG GAGGTCAAAGATAATTTTACAGTGTGATGAAAAGGCAGGAAAGGGAACCATAAAACAGTTCATAGAGAGCAAAGAAGGTGGCTCTTCAACATAT ACTGCAACGTTGCGCTCAAAGTATGCCTGTGCAACTGGTGGAGAACCATTAGCACTGGATTGA
- the LOC141881776 gene encoding uncharacterized protein LOC141881776 isoform X2 gives MEATLRGFCSEETIKKITGVSKVCQISVIVDENAGSKDSTEFSVESGNVVVTYGYQTGSTGYKRRSKIILQCDEKAGKGTIKQFIESKEGGSSTYDGAVFSYGAVRSACSEISTKFKKDRFAKI, from the exons ATGGAGGCAACACTCCGAG GCTTCTGTTCAGAGGAGACGATTAAGAAAATCACTGGAGTGAGCAAG GTTTGTCAGATTTCAGTAATTGTGGATGAAAATGCTGGATCAAAAGACTCAACTGAATTTTCAGTTGAAAGTGGGAATGTTGTTGTTACTTACGGATATCAAACAGGAAGTACAGGCTACAAGAG GAGGTCAAAGATAATTTTACAGTGTGATGAAAAGGCAGGAAAGGGAACCATAAAACAGTTCATAGAGAGCAAAGAAGGTGGCTCTTCAACATAT gaTGGAGCTGTGTTTAGTTATGGGGCTGTGAGGTCTGCATGTTCTGAAATTTCTACGAAATTCAAGAAAGACCGCTTTGCAAAGATTTAA
- the LOC141881776 gene encoding uncharacterized protein LOC141881776 isoform X4, with protein MEATLRGFCSEETIKKITGVSKVCQISVIVDENAGSKDSTEFSVESGNVVVTYGYQTGSTGYKRRSKIILQCDEKAGKGTIKQFIESKEGGSSTYTATLRSKYACATGGEPLALD; from the exons ATGGAGGCAACACTCCGAG GCTTCTGTTCAGAGGAGACGATTAAGAAAATCACTGGAGTGAGCAAG GTTTGTCAGATTTCAGTAATTGTGGATGAAAATGCTGGATCAAAAGACTCAACTGAATTTTCAGTTGAAAGTGGGAATGTTGTTGTTACTTACGGATATCAAACAGGAAGTACAGGCTACAAGAG GAGGTCAAAGATAATTTTACAGTGTGATGAAAAGGCAGGAAAGGGAACCATAAAACAGTTCATAGAGAGCAAAGAAGGTGGCTCTTCAACATAT ACTGCAACGTTGCGCTCAAAGTATGCCTGTGCAACTGGTGGAGAACCATTAGCACTGGATTGA
- the LOC141881776 gene encoding uncharacterized protein LOC141881776 isoform X5 gives MVCQISVIVDENAGSKDSTEFSVESGNVVVTYGYQTGSTGYKRRSKIILQCDEKAGKGTIKQFIESKEGGSSTYDGAVFSYGAVRSACSEISTKFKKDRFAKI, from the exons ATG GTTTGTCAGATTTCAGTAATTGTGGATGAAAATGCTGGATCAAAAGACTCAACTGAATTTTCAGTTGAAAGTGGGAATGTTGTTGTTACTTACGGATATCAAACAGGAAGTACAGGCTACAAGAG GAGGTCAAAGATAATTTTACAGTGTGATGAAAAGGCAGGAAAGGGAACCATAAAACAGTTCATAGAGAGCAAAGAAGGTGGCTCTTCAACATAT gaTGGAGCTGTGTTTAGTTATGGGGCTGTGAGGTCTGCATGTTCTGAAATTTCTACGAAATTCAAGAAAGACCGCTTTGCAAAGATTTAA
- the LOC141880538 gene encoding cyclic pyranopterin monophosphate synthase-like isoform X2, with protein sequence MIRSRFYWSCKEALKNVKLQAVNKMLCGINSSIRQAHPASIAQFCSFTSKTKKLLVNFPPWPPMLSRNPSIVEKSFLCYIHSKAFSSGHESKCKNSTKFRDDTLSACVDSVTQLSHVDAEGHARMVNVGEKENTSRVAIATGIVYLGRKTFDLVKANKVAKGDVLTVAEMAGIMASKLTPSLIPLCHNIQITHAKVDLELDDEKFAVHITATVTSVGRTGVEMESLTAVSVAALTIYDMCKAVSHDIVISDIKLVQKSGGKSGDYIHP encoded by the exons ATGATCAGATCTCGTTTCTACTGGTCTTGTAAAG aggctttgaaaaatgtgaaattgCAGGCAGTCAACAAAATGCTGTGTGGGATTAATTCTTCAATAAGACAGGCCCACCCTGCCTCAATCGCACAATTTTGCTCTTTTacttcaaaaacaaagaaactgttgGTGAATTTTCCACCTTGGCCACCTATGCTCTCCAGGAATCCATCTATTGTggaaaaatcatttctttgttACATCCATAGTAAAGCTTTCAGCAGTGGGCATGAATCCAAGTGTAAAAACTCCACAAAATTTAGAGACGATACTCTCTCTGCATGTGTTGACTCTGTTACACAGTTGAGTCATGTTGATGCAGAAGGCCATGCACGAATGGTGAATGTtggtgaaaaggaaaacacctCAAGGGTTGCCATAGCAACCGGAATAGTTTATTTAGGTCgaaaaacatttgatttagtgaaagcaaacaaagttGCCAAAGGGGATGTTTTGACTGTTGCTGAAATGGCTGGCATCATGGCTAGTAAATTAACACCCAGCTTGATCCCCTTATGCCATAATATTCAAATAACACATGCAAAGGTTGACTTAGAATTAGATGACGAGAAGTTTGCCGTGCATATTACAGCAACAGTGACTTCCGTTGGGAGGACAGGTGTGGAAATGGAATCCTTGACTGCAGTTAGTGTAGCTGCCTTGACTATTTATGACATGTGCAAAGCTGTGTCGCATGACATTGTGATATCTGATATCAAACTTGTGCAAAAAAGTGGAGGGAAAAGTGGTGATTACATCCACCCTTAG
- the LOC141880538 gene encoding cyclic pyranopterin monophosphate synthase-like isoform X1 translates to MLESWGCGLYTSLYEALKNVKLQAVNKMLCGINSSIRQAHPASIAQFCSFTSKTKKLLVNFPPWPPMLSRNPSIVEKSFLCYIHSKAFSSGHESKCKNSTKFRDDTLSACVDSVTQLSHVDAEGHARMVNVGEKENTSRVAIATGIVYLGRKTFDLVKANKVAKGDVLTVAEMAGIMASKLTPSLIPLCHNIQITHAKVDLELDDEKFAVHITATVTSVGRTGVEMESLTAVSVAALTIYDMCKAVSHDIVISDIKLVQKSGGKSGDYIHP, encoded by the exons ATGCTTGAAAGttgggggtgcggcttatacacaagTCTTTACG aggctttgaaaaatgtgaaattgCAGGCAGTCAACAAAATGCTGTGTGGGATTAATTCTTCAATAAGACAGGCCCACCCTGCCTCAATCGCACAATTTTGCTCTTTTacttcaaaaacaaagaaactgttgGTGAATTTTCCACCTTGGCCACCTATGCTCTCCAGGAATCCATCTATTGTggaaaaatcatttctttgttACATCCATAGTAAAGCTTTCAGCAGTGGGCATGAATCCAAGTGTAAAAACTCCACAAAATTTAGAGACGATACTCTCTCTGCATGTGTTGACTCTGTTACACAGTTGAGTCATGTTGATGCAGAAGGCCATGCACGAATGGTGAATGTtggtgaaaaggaaaacacctCAAGGGTTGCCATAGCAACCGGAATAGTTTATTTAGGTCgaaaaacatttgatttagtgaaagcaaacaaagttGCCAAAGGGGATGTTTTGACTGTTGCTGAAATGGCTGGCATCATGGCTAGTAAATTAACACCCAGCTTGATCCCCTTATGCCATAATATTCAAATAACACATGCAAAGGTTGACTTAGAATTAGATGACGAGAAGTTTGCCGTGCATATTACAGCAACAGTGACTTCCGTTGGGAGGACAGGTGTGGAAATGGAATCCTTGACTGCAGTTAGTGTAGCTGCCTTGACTATTTATGACATGTGCAAAGCTGTGTCGCATGACATTGTGATATCTGATATCAAACTTGTGCAAAAAAGTGGAGGGAAAAGTGGTGATTACATCCACCCTTAG
- the LOC141880540 gene encoding uncharacterized protein LOC141880540 has protein sequence MSKNPSGPYPKQAGQYPTQQPAYPTQVPPMPCGGSYIPAQIPPAGQFLYGAPPPPYSTTPSAPPSHGFAMQAQQVPPQQYPGAAPVGQYPPQQPYPVGQYPGQAVPPNMLHGSFDPGARFNNGASVNVPPPPPGYAPNLAQYAASQGQSVNVQQRKAGWFSGGTGGGYTFW, from the exons ATGTCCAAGAATCCTTCGG GACCCTACCCAAAGCAGGCTGGTCAATACCCAACTCAGCAGCCAGCATATCCAACCCAGGTCCCACCAATGCCATGTGGAGGTTCATATATCCCTGCTCAAATACCCCCAGCAGGGCAATTTTTATATGGTGCCCCACCCCCTCCATACAGTACAACACCGTCTGCACCACCCAGTCATGGATTTGCTATGCAG GCCCAACAGGTACCACCACAGCAATACCCTGGTGCGGCTCCTGTAGGACAGTATCCTCCGCAGCAACCATACCCTGTGGGACAATACCCTGGGCAGGCAGTCCCCCCTAACATGCTCCATGGCTCATTTGATCCTGGAGCAAGGTTCAATAATGGAGCCTCAGTAAATGTTCCA CCACCTCCCCCTGGGTATGCTCCTAATTTAGCTCAGTACGCAGCATCACAGGGTCAATCTGTGAATGTGCAGCAGAGGAAGGCTGGCTGGTTCAGTGGTGGAACTGGTGGAGGCTATACTTTCTGGTAG